A window of the Brassica napus cultivar Da-Ae chromosome C5, Da-Ae, whole genome shotgun sequence genome harbors these coding sequences:
- the LOC106399651 gene encoding auxin-responsive protein SAUR67, translating into MINTKKLLKMAKKWQQRAALHRKRISFQRSSTSTSSSTAVEKGCFVVYTADKARFAFPLSYLSNSIFQELFKISEEEFGLPSGGPITLPFDSVFLEYLIKLIELRMDGDTERALLMSISSARCSLPCTFEQQEQLFVF; encoded by the coding sequence ATGATCAACACAAAGAAGCTACTCAAGATGGCCAAGAAATGGCAACAAAGAGCAGCCCTCCACAGGAAAAGAATCTCATTCCAAAGATCAAGTACATCTACTAGCAGCTCAACCGCAGTAGAAAAGGGTTGCTTTGTTGTTTACACGGCGGATAAAGCACGCTTTGCTTTTCCGTTAAGTTACCTGAGCAACTCTATTTTCCAAGAGCTCTTTAAGATATCTGAAGAAGAGTTTGGCCTCCCATCAGGCGGACCAATCACCTTGCCTTTTGATTCGGTTTTCTTAGAGTATCTGATCAAATTGATCGAACTACGAATGGATGGAGATACAGAAAGAGCTCTGTTAATGTCAATCTCTAGTGCTAGATGTTCTTTACCATGCACTTTTGAACAACAAGAACAACTGTTTGTATTTTAG
- the LOC106400961 gene encoding auxin-responsive protein SAUR64-like encodes MIMNTKKLIKMVKKWQQRAALHRKRISFQRSSSGGSSSTSLDKGCFVVYTADKARFTFPISYLSNSVFQVLLKISEEEFGLPTEGPITLPFDSVFLEYLIKLVQRRMDEDTEKALLMSISSARCSWQCSLQLQDQSSCQHLLVF; translated from the coding sequence atgataATGAACACAAAGAAGCTAATCAAGATGGTCAAGAAATGGCAACAAAGAGCAGCCCTCCACAGGAAAAGGATCTCATTTCAGAGGTCGAGTTCTGGTGGTAGCAGCTCAACGTCATTAGATAAGGGTTGCTTTGTGGTTTATACGGCGGACAAAGCCCGCTTTACTTTTCCAATAAGTTACCTGAGCAACTCTGTTTTCCAAGTACTCTTGAAAATCTCTGAAGAAGAGTTCGGCCTCCCCACCGAAGGACCAATTACATTGCCATTCGATTCTGTTTTCTTGGAGTATCTTATCAAATTGGTCCAGCGACGAATGGATGAAGATACAGAAAAGGCTTTGTTAATGTCAATCTCTAGTGCTAGATGTTCTTGGCAATGCTCTTTGCAACTACAAGATCAAAGTAGTTGTCAACATTTGCTTGTATTTTAG
- the LOC106398078 gene encoding uncharacterized protein LOC106398078 encodes MAKKGATLLWRLRRNASILMKKNHQKRQKKTVEAPLESKFTEPVQAFTTLHVTKRKSKVITTKPGDKTETQDHSLKDLIAKAREKVQEKRQIDHRNIDIASQWLAARFAIHQMVKTVYFDDHLKYHTELENLGSDFIRNQVSCLYKFSLLSRSDYYIDESNSE; translated from the coding sequence ATGGCTAAGAAAGGTGCGACGTTGTTATGGAGACTACGAAGAAACGCAAGCATTCTGATGAAGAAAAACCACCAGAAGAGACAAAAGAAGACCGTGGAAGCTCCTCTGGAGTCTAAGTTTACAGAACCGGTGCAAGCTTTTACGACCCTTCATGTTACAAAGAGGAAGTCCAAGGTTATTACAACAAAACCAGGTGACAAGACTGAGACTCAAGACCACAGTTTGAAAGACTTGATAGCAAAGGCGCGAGAGAAAGTGCAAGAAAAGAGACAGATCGATCATAGGAACATTGACATTGCAAGCCAGTGGCTAGCCGCTCGATTTGCCATACATCAGATGGTAAAAACCGTTTATTTCGATGATCATCTTAAATATCACACTGAGTTAGAAAATCTTGGGAGTGATTTCATCCGCAATCAAGTCAGTTGCTTGTACAAGTTCAGTCTGTTGTCAAGAAGTGACTACTACATTGATGAATCTAACTCAGAGTAA
- the LOC106400770 gene encoding probable methyltransferase PMT24, whose translation MAMGKYSRVDGKKSSGYGLTITIVLIVSLSMVGAWMFMSSWSAPTESIDFSSSQTTKDVETTTKTDSTNEEASKSFPDEKTEEKEVVTESNEEKPEPEKTEQAEEKKEFEDKNGEGDRKDGEGEKETESESDETKQKDKTQLEESSEENKSEENAEENTEKKTEETEENTEKSKDVFPAGDQAEITKESSTGSGAWSTQLVESQNEKKAQVSSIKWKVCNVTAGPDYIPCLDNWQAIRKLARKHYEHRERHCPEESPSCLVPLPEGYKRSIKWPKSREKIWYNNVPHMKLAEVKGHQNWVKMSGEYLTFPGGGTQFKNGALHYIDFLQESYPDIAWGNRTRVILDVGCGVASFGGYLFDRDVLALSFAPKDEHEAQVQFALERGIPAMSNVMGTKRLPFPGSVFDLIHCARCRVPWHIEGGKLLLELNRALRPGGFFVWSATPVYRKTEEDVGIWKAMSKLTKAMCWELKTIKKDELNEVSAAVYQKPMTNECYNKRSQEEPPLCKDSDDQNAAWNVPLEACMHKVTEDSSKRGAVWPERWPQRVETVPQWLDSKEGVYGKPAQEDFTADHERWKTIVSKSYLNGMGIDWSNVRNVMDMRAVYGGFAAALKDLKLWVMNVVPIDSPDTLPIIYERGLFGIYHDWCESFSTYPRTYDLLHADHLFSSLKKRCNLASVMAEVDRILRPQGTFIVRDDSETIGEIEKMVKSLKWDVRMTQSKDGEGVLAVQKSWWRPTEVETITSAIAKAGEI comes from the exons ATGGCGATGGGGAAATATTCTCGTGTAGACGGGAAGAAATCATCAGGCTATGGCTTAACCATTACCATAGTTTTGATCGTTTCTCTCTCTATGGTTGGAGCTTGGATGTTCATGTCTTCCTGGTCTGCCCCTACCGAGTCCATTGACTTCTCTTCAAGCCAGACTACAAAAGATGTGGAAACTACCACCAAGACTGATTCCACTAACGAAGAAGCCTCCAAGAGTTTTCCGGATGAAAAGACCGAGGAAAAGGAAGTTGTGACCGAGAGCAACGAAGAGAAGCCTGAGCCTGAGAAAACGGAGCAGGCTGAGGAGAAAAAGGAATTTGAAGACAAAAACGGTGAAGGGGATAGAAAAGATGGGGAGGGTGAGAAAGAGACAGAATCAGAAAGCGATGAAACGAAGCAAAAGGACAAGACACAACTTGAAGAGAGCTCAGAAGAAAACAAATCCGAGGAGAATGCTGAAGAAAACACCGAGAAAAAGACTGAAGAAACTGAAGAGAACACTGAGAAGAGCAAGGATGTCTTCCCAGCTGGTGACCAGGCTGAAATCACAAAGGAGTCAAGCACAGGAAGTGGAGCTTGGTCCACCCAATTGGTTGAGTCGCAGAACGAGAAGAAAGCTCAAGTCTCCTCAATCAAATGGAAAGTCTGCAATGTGACAGCTGGACCAGACTACATCCCTTGCCTTGACAATTGGCAAGCTATCAGGAAGCTTGCCAGAAAGCATTATGAACATCGTGAGAGGCATTGTCCCGAGGAGTCTCCAAGCTGCCTTGTTCCTCTTCCCGAAGGTTATAAGAGATCCATCAAATGGCCTAAGAGCAGAGAAAAG ATCTGGTACAACAATGTTCCTCACATGAAGCTTGCAGAAGTCAAAGGACATCAAAACTGGGTGAAGATGAGTGGTGAATACCTGACATTCCCTGGTGGTGGTACCCAGTTCAAGAACGGTGCTCTTCACTACATCGATTTCCTCCAAGAG TCATATCCTGATATTGCTTGGGGAAACAGAACCCGTGTTATATTGGATGTTGGGTGTGGTGTTGCTAGCTTCGGAGGGTATCTTTTTGACAGAGATGTGCTTGCTTTGTCGTTTGCTCCCAAAGATGAACACGAGGCGCAGGTGCAGTTTGCTTTGGAACGTGGTATCCCTGCAATGTCAAACGTTATGGGAACCAAGAGATTGCCTTTCCCAGGATCTGTTTTCGACCTTATCCACTGTGCTCGCTGTAGAGTCCCTTGGCATATTGAAGGTGGTAAACTACTTTTGGAATTGAACCGTGCATTGAGGCCAGGTGGGTTCTTTGTCTGGTCGGCGACTCCTGTTTACAGGAAGACCGAAGAAGACGTTGGCATATGGAAAG CAATGTCGAAACTCACAAAGGCAATGTGCTGGGAGCTAAAGACGATTAAGAAAGATGAACTGAATGAAGTGAGTGCTGCCGTTTACCAAAAGCCAATGACTAATGAATGCTACAACAAAAGATCTCAAGAAGAGCCACCTCTATGCAAAGACTCTGATGATCAAAATGCCGCTTG gaatgTTCCACTTGAGGCATGTATGCACAAAGTGACGGAAGATTCGTCAAAACGTGGGGCAGTTTGGCCTGAAAGATGGCCACAGAGAGTAGAGACAGTTCCTCAGTGGTTGGATTCTAAGGAAGGTGTATATGGAAAACCTGCACAAGAGGATTTCACGGCAGACCATGAACGTTGGAAGACTATTGTTTCAAAGTCATACCTCAACGGTATGGGAATCGATTGGTCCAATGTGAGAAATGTGATGGACATGAGAGCTGTATATGGAGG TTTTGCTGCTGCTTTGAAGGATCTGAAGCTGTGGGTGATGAATGTAGTTCCTATCGACTCACCAGATACGCTTCCAATTATATATGAACGTGGTTTGTTTGGAATCTACCATGACTGGTGTGAATCATTCAGCACTTACCCTCGAACTTACGACCTCCTTCATGCTGATCATCTTTTCTCTTCACTCAAGAAGAG GTGCAACTTGGCTTCGGTAATGGCTGAAGTGGACCGGATTCTTAGACCACAAGGAACATTCATAGTAAGAGATGACAGCGAAACGATAGGAgaaattgagaagatggtgaaaTCTCTGAAATGGGATGTAAGAATGACACAATCCAAAGATGGAGAAGGAGTGCTCGCTGTTCAGAAGTCATGGTGGCGTCCTACAGAGGTCGAGACCATTACATCGGCAATAGCAAAGGCAGGAgagatttaa